A genomic segment from Streptomyces sp. NBC_01233 encodes:
- a CDS encoding transglycosylase family protein, whose protein sequence is MLLSGKGKHRRGSKAVRIVTLAGVAGVAVAAPLMAAGTASAATASEWDKVAQCESGGNWSINTGNGYYGGLQFSSGTWAAYGGKSYAVQANQASKSQQIAVAEKVLKGQGKGAWPSCGKGLSNSSYTGGGTEGSTQNKPKADSKKTEQKVAPKAAPKKETKRSEAPTTRSERPAVPEAPKTGNGSYEVKPGDTLGTIAEANGVKGGWEKLFELNKDIVSDADLIFPGQKLKLS, encoded by the coding sequence ATGCTGCTTTCCGGCAAGGGCAAGCACCGTCGCGGTTCCAAGGCCGTCCGCATCGTCACGCTCGCCGGTGTCGCCGGTGTGGCCGTCGCCGCCCCCCTGATGGCCGCGGGCACCGCCAGCGCCGCCACCGCGTCCGAGTGGGACAAGGTCGCGCAGTGCGAGTCCGGTGGCAACTGGTCCATCAACACGGGCAACGGCTACTACGGCGGACTGCAGTTCTCGTCCGGCACGTGGGCCGCGTACGGCGGCAAGTCGTACGCCGTGCAGGCCAACCAGGCCTCCAAGTCCCAGCAGATAGCCGTCGCCGAGAAGGTCCTCAAGGGCCAGGGCAAGGGCGCCTGGCCGAGCTGCGGCAAGGGTCTGTCGAACTCCTCCTACACCGGTGGCGGCACGGAGGGCTCGACGCAGAACAAGCCGAAGGCCGACTCGAAGAAGACCGAGCAGAAGGTCGCCCCCAAGGCCGCGCCGAAGAAGGAGACCAAGCGCTCCGAGGCCCCGACCACCCGCTCCGAGCGCCCCGCCGTCCCCGAGGCCCCGAAGACCGGCAACGGCTCGTACGAGGTCAAGCCCGGCGACACCCTGGGCACCATCGCCGAGGCCAATGGCGTCAAGGGCGGCTGGGAGAAGCTCTTCGAGCTGAACAAGGACATCGTCTCGGACGCCGACCTCATCTTCCCGGGTCAGAAGCTGAAGCTCAGCTGA
- a CDS encoding globin domain-containing protein → MRILKSSFAVVERRAEHAVKFFYSHLFWHNPGIRDLFPASFEEMERQRDRLFAALTHVIAHLDDESLLPYLRDLGRDHRRFLARPEHYAAVGCSLLAALAETSGESWTPRVEKAWAEAYQVIADAMIAGADASEDPPWWDAEVVRHLRYGPDIGVLTLRPHAPFPYLPGQYTSVSSERVPTTWRTYSIGNAPRPDGTVDLHVSRIDQGRLSTALVRETQPGDVLRLGAAGGRLTFRRADRPVSFIAAGTGWAPIRAMLEDLAEHPPDQDARLFVVARDGAHLYDRPLIDAYAASCRWLGVTYITPAPGQHRNQATARLATALGHRGMWPDQDVYLSGPPPFIEETAHLLQELGARPGRLFHDSVPAAGKGQGPGGRPLGFGEWFLNRPSPHWHNPAGRAPRDHGTG, encoded by the coding sequence GTGAGGATCTTGAAAAGCAGTTTCGCGGTGGTGGAGAGGCGGGCCGAGCACGCAGTCAAGTTCTTCTACTCCCACCTCTTCTGGCACAACCCCGGAATCCGTGACCTCTTCCCGGCCTCCTTCGAGGAGATGGAGCGGCAGCGGGACCGTCTCTTCGCCGCGCTCACCCACGTGATCGCCCATCTCGACGACGAGAGCCTCCTCCCCTATCTACGCGACCTGGGGCGCGACCACCGCAGGTTCCTGGCCCGCCCCGAGCACTACGCGGCCGTGGGCTGCAGCCTCCTCGCCGCCCTCGCCGAGACCTCCGGGGAGTCCTGGACCCCGCGGGTGGAGAAGGCCTGGGCCGAGGCCTACCAGGTGATCGCCGACGCGATGATCGCCGGCGCCGACGCGAGCGAGGACCCGCCGTGGTGGGATGCGGAGGTCGTGCGCCACCTCCGGTACGGGCCGGACATCGGCGTGCTGACGCTGCGGCCACACGCCCCCTTCCCCTATCTCCCGGGCCAGTACACGAGCGTGAGCAGCGAGCGGGTCCCGACGACGTGGCGCACCTACTCCATCGGCAACGCCCCACGCCCCGACGGCACCGTCGACCTCCACGTCAGCCGGATCGACCAGGGGCGCCTCAGCACCGCCCTGGTCCGCGAGACGCAGCCGGGCGACGTCCTGCGGCTCGGCGCCGCCGGCGGGCGGCTGACCTTCCGCCGCGCCGACCGCCCCGTCAGCTTCATCGCCGCCGGCACCGGCTGGGCGCCGATCCGGGCCATGCTGGAGGACCTCGCGGAACACCCTCCCGATCAGGACGCACGGCTCTTCGTGGTGGCGCGGGACGGCGCACACCTCTACGACCGCCCGCTCATCGACGCGTACGCCGCCTCCTGCCGCTGGCTCGGCGTCACCTACATCACGCCCGCCCCCGGGCAGCACCGCAACCAGGCCACCGCCCGGCTCGCGACCGCGCTCGGCCACCGCGGCATGTGGCCGGACCAGGACGTCTACCTCAGCGGCCCGCCGCCGTTCATCGAGGAGACCGCCCACCTCCTCCAGGAGCTGGGCGCCCGCCCCGGCCGCCTCTTCCACGACTCCGTACCCGCCGCCGGCAAGGGCCAGGGGCCCGGAGGCCGCCCGCTGGGCTTCGGCGAGTGGTTCCTGAACCGTCCGTCGCCGCACTGGCACAACCCCGCGGGCCGCGCGCCCCGGGACCACGGGACCGGCTGA
- the eno gene encoding phosphopyruvate hydratase: MLVPSIDVVVAREILDSRGNPTVEVEVGLDDGSTGRAAVPSGASTGAFEAIELRDGDPNRYFGKGVEKAVLAVIEQIGPELVGYDATEQRLIDQAMFDLDATDNKGSLGANAILGVSLAVAHAASEASDLPLFRYLGGPNAHLLPVPMMNILNGGSHADSNVDIQEFMIAPIGAESFSEALRWGAEVYHTLKKVLHTKGLSTGLGDEGGFAPNLESNRAALDLIVEAIKQAGYTPGKDIALALDVAASEFYKDGKYEFEGQSRSAAEMAEYYEELVSAYPMVSIEDPLYEDDWAGWKTLTDKLGSKVQIVGDDLFVTNPERLARGIEEGSANALLVKVNQIGSLTETLDAVEMAQRNGFKCMMSHRSGETEDVTIADLAVAVNCGQIKTGAPARSDRVAKYNQLLRIEEILDDAAVYAGRSAFPRFKG; the protein is encoded by the coding sequence ATGCTCGTGCCGTCCATCGACGTCGTCGTAGCCCGGGAAATCCTGGACTCCCGAGGCAACCCCACGGTCGAGGTCGAGGTGGGCCTCGACGATGGCAGCACCGGCCGTGCTGCAGTTCCGTCCGGCGCCTCCACCGGTGCATTCGAGGCCATCGAGCTCCGTGACGGTGACCCCAACCGTTACTTCGGCAAGGGTGTCGAGAAGGCCGTCCTCGCCGTCATCGAGCAGATCGGCCCGGAGCTCGTCGGCTACGACGCCACCGAGCAGCGCCTGATCGACCAGGCCATGTTCGACCTGGATGCCACCGACAACAAGGGCTCGCTCGGCGCCAACGCCATCCTCGGCGTCTCCCTCGCCGTCGCGCACGCCGCGTCCGAGGCCTCGGACCTTCCGCTCTTCCGCTACCTCGGCGGTCCGAACGCGCACCTGCTGCCCGTTCCGATGATGAACATCCTCAACGGTGGGTCGCACGCCGACTCCAACGTGGACATCCAGGAGTTCATGATCGCCCCCATCGGCGCGGAGTCCTTCTCCGAGGCGCTGCGTTGGGGTGCCGAGGTCTACCACACCCTCAAGAAGGTCCTGCACACCAAGGGCCTCTCCACCGGCCTGGGCGACGAGGGCGGCTTCGCGCCGAACCTGGAGTCCAACCGCGCCGCGCTCGACCTCATCGTCGAGGCCATCAAGCAGGCCGGCTACACCCCGGGCAAGGACATCGCGCTCGCGCTCGACGTCGCCGCGTCCGAGTTCTACAAGGACGGCAAGTACGAGTTCGAGGGCCAGTCCCGCTCGGCCGCCGAGATGGCCGAGTACTACGAGGAGCTCGTCTCCGCGTACCCGATGGTCTCCATCGAGGACCCGCTGTACGAGGACGACTGGGCCGGCTGGAAGACCCTCACCGACAAGCTGGGCTCCAAGGTCCAGATCGTCGGCGACGACCTCTTCGTCACCAACCCCGAGCGTCTGGCCCGCGGTATCGAGGAGGGCTCCGCGAACGCCCTGCTCGTCAAGGTGAACCAGATCGGTTCGCTGACCGAGACCCTGGACGCCGTCGAGATGGCCCAGCGCAACGGCTTCAAGTGCATGATGTCCCACCGCTCCGGTGAGACCGAGGACGTCACCATCGCCGACCTCGCCGTCGCCGTGAACTGCGGTCAGATCAAGACCGGCGCCCCGGCCCGCTCGGACCGCGTCGCCAAGTACAACCAGCTGCTGCGCATCGAGGAGATCCTCGACGACGCCGCGGTGTACGCGGGCCGCAGCGCCTTCCCGCGCTTCAAGGGCTAA
- a CDS encoding Ppx/GppA phosphatase family protein, whose product MTRVAGIDCGTNSIRLLVADCDPATGELVELDRRMTIVRLGQGVDRTGRLAPEALERTFAACREYAAVIKELGAERVRFVATSASRDAENRDEFVQGVLDILGVEPEVISGDQEAEFSFTGATRELVAHDHLERPFLVVDIGGGSTEFVVGEDHVRAARSVDVGCVRMTERHLVVDGVVTDPPDPEQIAAMRADIETALDLAAETVPLAEARTLVGLAGSVTTVAGIVLGLPEYLSSEIHHSRISYEQVREVSERMLTATHAERAAIPVMHPGRVDVIGAGVLVLLAIMERTGATEVIVSEHDILDGIAWSIA is encoded by the coding sequence GTGACCCGGGTCGCCGGCATCGACTGCGGTACGAACTCCATCCGGCTCCTCGTCGCGGACTGCGACCCGGCCACCGGTGAGCTGGTCGAGCTGGACCGGCGGATGACCATCGTCCGCCTCGGCCAGGGCGTGGACCGGACCGGGCGCCTCGCCCCGGAGGCGCTGGAGCGCACCTTCGCGGCCTGCCGCGAGTACGCGGCGGTCATCAAGGAACTCGGCGCGGAGCGGGTGCGCTTCGTGGCCACCTCCGCCTCCCGGGACGCCGAGAACCGCGACGAGTTCGTCCAGGGGGTCCTGGACATCCTGGGCGTCGAGCCCGAGGTGATCTCCGGCGACCAGGAGGCCGAGTTCTCCTTCACCGGCGCCACCAGGGAACTCGTGGCGCACGACCACCTGGAGCGGCCGTTCCTGGTGGTGGACATCGGCGGCGGCTCGACCGAGTTCGTGGTCGGCGAGGACCACGTGCGCGCCGCCCGCTCGGTGGACGTGGGCTGCGTCCGGATGACCGAGCGTCACCTGGTGGTGGACGGGGTCGTCACCGACCCGCCGGACCCGGAACAGATCGCCGCCATGCGGGCCGACATCGAGACCGCCCTCGACCTGGCGGCCGAGACGGTCCCGCTGGCCGAGGCGCGCACCCTGGTGGGCCTGGCCGGCTCGGTGACCACGGTCGCCGGGATCGTCCTCGGCCTGCCGGAGTACCTCTCCTCGGAGATCCACCACTCGCGGATCTCCTACGAGCAGGTCCGCGAGGTCAGCGAACGGATGCTGACGGCGACGCACGCCGAGCGCGCGGCGATCCCCGTGATGCATCCGGGCCGGGTGGACGTGATCGGCGCCGGCGTGCTGGTCCTCCTGGCGATCATGGAAAGGACCGGCGCCACCGAGGTCATCGTGTCCGAGCACGACATCCTCGACGGAATCGCCTGGTCCATCGCCTGA
- a CDS encoding DUF501 domain-containing protein → MQTPPPQTDRTEPTDADIEAFEQQLGRPPRGLRAIAHRCPCGQPDVVETAPRLPDGTPFPTLYYLTCPRAASAIGTLEANGVMKEMQARLAEDPELAAAYQAAHEDYIRRRDAIEVLQGFPSAGGMPDRVKCLHVLVGHSLAAGPGVNPFGDEALAMLPEWWAKGACVTPCGEKKDEESR, encoded by the coding sequence ATGCAGACGCCCCCGCCCCAGACCGACCGGACCGAGCCGACCGACGCGGACATCGAGGCGTTCGAGCAGCAGCTCGGCCGCCCGCCGCGCGGGCTGCGCGCCATCGCGCACCGCTGCCCCTGCGGGCAGCCGGACGTGGTGGAGACCGCCCCGCGGCTCCCCGACGGCACCCCCTTCCCGACGCTGTACTACCTGACGTGCCCGCGCGCGGCCTCCGCGATCGGCACGCTGGAGGCCAACGGCGTGATGAAGGAGATGCAGGCCCGGCTCGCCGAGGACCCGGAACTCGCCGCCGCCTACCAGGCCGCGCACGAGGACTACATCCGGCGCCGCGACGCCATCGAGGTGCTCCAGGGATTCCCGAGCGCCGGCGGGATGCCCGACCGGGTGAAGTGCCTGCACGTGCTGGTCGGGCACTCCCTGGCCGCGGGCCCGGGCGTGAACCCGTTCGGCGACGAGGCCCTGGCGATGCTGCCGGAGTGGTGGGCCAAGGGCGCGTGCGTCACCCCGTGCGGCGAGAAGAAGGACGAGGAGTCCCGGTGA
- a CDS encoding NAD(P)/FAD-dependent oxidoreductase, translating to MSTTERPRILVVGGGYVGLYAAKRIMKKMRYGEATVTVVDPRSYMTYQPFLPEVAAGSISPRHVVVPLRRVLPKAEVLTGRVTSIDQDRKVAVVTPLVGEAYELPFDYLVIALGAVSRTFPIPGLAEQGIGMKGVEEGIGLRNHVLEQLDKAESTTDENVRRKALTFVFVGGGFAGAETIGEVEDMARDAAKYYSTIKREDMRFILVDAADKILPEVGPKLGTWGKEHLESRGIEIYLNTSMDSCVDGRVVLKNGLEVDSNTIVWTAGVKPNPVLARYGLPLGPRGHVDAQPTLQVTGTDYIWTAGDNAQVPDVAARKAGVENAWCPPNAQHALRQAKVLGDNVISGMRGFPQAEYSHSNKGAVAGLGLHKGVAMIVMGKTKIKLKGRLAWYMHRGYHGMAMPTWNRKIRVFADWTLAMFLKREVVSLGALETPREEFYEAAKPAPAPAATAQKAKAS from the coding sequence ATGAGCACCACGGAGCGTCCCAGGATCCTCGTTGTAGGAGGTGGGTATGTAGGCCTGTACGCAGCCAAGCGCATCATGAAGAAGATGCGCTACGGCGAGGCGACCGTCACGGTCGTCGACCCGCGCTCGTACATGACCTACCAGCCCTTCCTCCCTGAAGTGGCCGCAGGCAGCATCTCGCCTCGGCACGTCGTCGTCCCGCTGCGACGCGTGCTGCCCAAGGCAGAGGTTCTCACCGGCCGGGTCACCAGCATCGACCAGGACCGCAAGGTCGCCGTCGTCACGCCGCTGGTCGGCGAGGCGTACGAGCTGCCCTTCGACTACCTGGTGATCGCGCTCGGCGCCGTCTCCCGCACCTTCCCGATCCCCGGCCTCGCCGAACAGGGCATCGGCATGAAGGGCGTCGAAGAGGGCATCGGTCTGCGCAACCACGTCCTCGAGCAGCTCGACAAGGCCGAGTCCACGACGGACGAGAACGTCCGCCGCAAGGCCCTCACCTTCGTCTTCGTCGGCGGCGGCTTCGCCGGTGCGGAGACCATCGGCGAGGTCGAGGACATGGCCCGCGACGCCGCGAAGTACTACTCCACGATCAAGCGCGAGGACATGCGCTTCATCCTGGTCGACGCGGCCGACAAGATCCTTCCCGAGGTCGGGCCCAAGCTCGGCACCTGGGGCAAGGAGCACCTCGAGTCCCGCGGCATCGAGATCTACCTCAACACCTCCATGGACTCCTGCGTGGACGGCCGCGTGGTGCTGAAGAACGGCCTCGAGGTCGACTCCAACACCATCGTCTGGACCGCCGGCGTCAAGCCGAACCCGGTGCTGGCCCGCTACGGCCTGCCGCTGGGCCCCCGCGGCCACGTGGACGCCCAGCCGACCCTCCAGGTCACGGGCACGGACTACATCTGGACCGCCGGCGACAACGCCCAGGTTCCGGACGTCGCCGCCCGCAAGGCCGGCGTCGAGAACGCCTGGTGCCCGCCGAACGCCCAGCACGCGCTGCGCCAGGCCAAGGTCCTCGGCGACAACGTCATCTCGGGCATGCGGGGCTTCCCGCAGGCCGAGTACTCGCACTCCAACAAGGGTGCGGTGGCGGGCCTCGGCCTCCACAAGGGCGTCGCGATGATCGTCATGGGCAAGACGAAGATCAAGCTCAAGGGCCGGCTCGCCTGGTACATGCACCGTGGCTACCACGGCATGGCCATGCCGACCTGGAACCGCAAGATCCGCGTCTTCGCCGACTGGACCCTCGCCATGTTCCTCAAGCGCGAGGTCGTCTCGCTGGGTGCTCTCGAGACCCCGCGCGAGGAGTTCTACGAGGCCGCCAAGCCCGCCCCGGCTCCGGCCGCCACGGCCCAGAAGGCCAAGGCTTCCTGA
- a CDS encoding transglycosylase family protein, translated as MRSGNGRHRRPRQVPALVVTAGVTGSALALPLLAATNATAADTATWDKVAECESGGSWSANSGSGAYGGLQFTQEEWKDAGGLDFAERADLASRSQQIAVGERVLASRGPQAWPLCATSAGLEQQGPAAKVDPGLPGTSGPIAPSPSRPDDAVPSTTGGEPAKDFGAPTHAAPSPTGSPFLIPDAPSVGLPVMPAPDVPTTPPVDPSQPVLPGTPGTTPLPPVDPTAPTLPVDPSSPTTPPATPGATPADPAAPGATPGEGVGKHRGAPAAEAPVPSDAASKPTYTVQEGDNLATIAVAKGVKGGWSGLYEANEQVIGEDANLIKPGQNLDLTT; from the coding sequence ATGCGTTCCGGGAACGGCCGCCACAGACGCCCCCGCCAGGTCCCCGCGCTGGTAGTCACAGCCGGAGTCACTGGCTCCGCGCTGGCTCTGCCGCTGCTAGCCGCCACCAATGCCACCGCTGCCGACACCGCGACCTGGGACAAGGTCGCCGAGTGCGAGAGCGGCGGCTCCTGGAGTGCCAACTCCGGCAGCGGCGCGTACGGCGGGCTGCAGTTCACACAGGAGGAGTGGAAGGACGCCGGCGGACTCGACTTCGCCGAGCGGGCCGACCTCGCGAGCCGGTCCCAGCAGATCGCCGTGGGCGAGCGGGTGCTGGCCTCTCGGGGGCCGCAGGCGTGGCCGCTGTGCGCCACCTCGGCCGGTCTGGAGCAGCAGGGCCCCGCCGCCAAGGTGGACCCCGGTCTGCCCGGCACCTCCGGCCCGATCGCCCCCTCGCCGTCCCGCCCGGACGACGCCGTGCCGTCCACCACCGGCGGCGAGCCGGCCAAGGACTTCGGCGCCCCGACCCACGCGGCGCCCAGCCCGACCGGCAGCCCCTTCCTGATCCCCGACGCGCCGTCCGTCGGACTGCCCGTCATGCCGGCGCCGGACGTCCCGACGACGCCTCCCGTCGACCCGTCCCAGCCGGTGCTCCCGGGCACCCCGGGCACCACGCCGCTGCCGCCCGTCGACCCGACGGCTCCGACCCTCCCGGTGGACCCCTCGTCGCCCACGACCCCGCCCGCCACCCCGGGGGCGACCCCGGCCGACCCGGCCGCCCCGGGTGCGACTCCGGGTGAAGGCGTCGGCAAGCACCGCGGCGCGCCCGCGGCCGAGGCCCCCGTCCCGTCTGACGCCGCGTCGAAGCCCACGTACACGGTGCAGGAGGGCGACAACCTGGCGACCATCGCGGTTGCCAAGGGAGTCAAGGGGGGCTGGAGCGGGCTCTACGAGGCCAACGAGCAGGTCATCGGCGAGGACGCCAACCTGATCAAGCCCGGACAGAACCTGGATCTAACCACGTAA
- a CDS encoding cyclopropane-fatty-acyl-phospholipid synthase family protein: MTDAAPRLAAVAETLLGAPLPVRVRAWDGSEAGPPTGPVLVVHDRRALRRVLWKPGELGLARAWVAGELTVEGDLFALLDHVAGVLWERPPQDGPPPPAGRSGPLAALGGLARRVGPARPLAVPEAARLLRDPARRAAIRELIALAGPLPPPPPPAEEAARRGGPRHSKGRDRQAISHHYDVGNDFYERVLGPSMVYSCAYWSPGSTLEQAQRDKLDLVCRKLALQPGGSLLDVGCGWGSMALHAAREYGVRVTGVTLSREQAAYGRKRVAEEGLADLVELRIQDYRDVKDGPYDAISSIGMAEHVGADRYREYARTLHALLRPGGRLLNHQIARPPEPDEEVYRIDEFIDAYVFPDGELSPLGTTVGELERAGFEVRDVEGLREHYALTLRAWVARLEEHWDEAVRLTSPGRARVWQLYMAACALGFEHGRLGVNQVLAVKPSPAGKSGLPLRLRTWGVQGKRA, from the coding sequence ATGACCGACGCCGCGCCGCGGCTGGCCGCTGTTGCCGAGACCCTGCTGGGTGCCCCGCTGCCGGTGCGCGTCCGGGCCTGGGACGGCAGCGAGGCCGGTCCGCCCACCGGCCCCGTGCTCGTCGTCCACGACCGCCGCGCCCTGCGGCGGGTGCTGTGGAAGCCCGGCGAGCTGGGCCTGGCCCGCGCGTGGGTGGCGGGGGAACTGACCGTCGAGGGCGACCTGTTCGCCCTGCTGGACCACGTGGCGGGGGTCCTTTGGGAACGGCCCCCGCAGGACGGTCCGCCGCCCCCCGCCGGCCGCAGCGGGCCGCTCGCGGCCCTGGGGGGCCTCGCCCGGCGCGTCGGACCGGCCCGCCCGCTCGCCGTGCCGGAAGCCGCCCGGCTGCTCCGGGACCCGGCGCGGCGGGCCGCCATACGGGAGCTGATCGCGCTCGCCGGACCGCTGCCGCCGCCCCCGCCCCCCGCCGAGGAGGCGGCCCGGCGCGGCGGGCCGCGCCACAGCAAGGGCCGCGACCGCCAGGCCATCAGTCACCACTACGACGTCGGCAACGACTTCTACGAGCGGGTGCTCGGCCCCTCGATGGTGTACTCCTGCGCCTACTGGAGCCCCGGCTCCACCCTGGAGCAGGCCCAGCGGGACAAGCTCGACCTGGTCTGCCGCAAGCTCGCCCTGCAGCCCGGCGGCAGCCTCCTCGACGTCGGCTGCGGCTGGGGCTCCATGGCGCTGCACGCCGCCCGCGAGTACGGGGTCCGGGTCACCGGCGTCACCCTTTCGCGGGAGCAGGCCGCGTACGGCCGCAAGCGGGTCGCCGAGGAGGGCCTGGCCGATCTCGTCGAGCTGCGCATCCAGGACTACCGGGACGTCAAGGACGGCCCGTACGACGCGATTTCCTCCATCGGGATGGCCGAACACGTCGGCGCCGACCGCTACCGGGAGTACGCCCGCACCCTGCACGCCCTGCTGCGCCCCGGCGGGCGGCTGCTGAACCACCAGATCGCCCGCCCGCCGGAGCCCGACGAAGAGGTGTACCGGATCGACGAGTTCATCGACGCCTACGTCTTCCCCGACGGCGAGCTCTCCCCGCTCGGCACCACCGTGGGCGAGCTGGAGCGGGCCGGCTTCGAGGTCCGCGACGTGGAGGGGCTGCGCGAGCACTACGCGCTGACCCTGCGGGCCTGGGTGGCGCGGCTGGAGGAGCACTGGGACGAGGCGGTACGGCTCACCTCGCCGGGCCGGGCCCGGGTCTGGCAGCTCTACATGGCGGCCTGCGCGCTCGGCTTCGAGCACGGCCGGCTCGGGGTCAACCAGGTGCTCGCCGTGAAGCCCTCGCCCGCCGGCAAGTCCGGGCTGCCGCTGCGGCTGCGCACCTGGGGGGTGCAGGGCAAGAGGGCGTAG
- a CDS encoding cytochrome P450 family protein: MHEQTPADPADTPSAEGPTLFDWEFATDPYPAYAWLREHSPVHRTKLPSGVDAWLVTRYADARQALADQRLSKNPAHHAEPAHAKGKTGIPGERKAELMTHLLNIDPPDHTRLRRLVSKAFTPRRVAEFTPRVQELTDHLIDAFAAKGEADLIHEFAFPLPIYAICEMLGVPREDQDDFRDWAGMMIRHGGGPRGGVARSVKQMRTYLGELIHRKRDDLGNDLISDLIRASDHGDHLTEAEATAMAFILLFAGFETTVNLIGNGVHSLFVNPGQRERLQRSLAAGETGLLATGVEELLRYDGPVELATWRFATEPLTLGGQRIEAGDPVLVVLAAADRDPERFAEPDTLDLSRTDNQHLGYGHGIHYCLGAPLARLEGQTALATLLTRLPDLELAVPPQDLRWRGGLIMRGLRTLPVRFTDQNTCTASDEKSDPA, from the coding sequence GTGCATGAGCAGACCCCCGCAGATCCCGCCGACACCCCTTCCGCCGAGGGCCCGACCCTCTTCGACTGGGAGTTCGCGACCGACCCCTACCCGGCCTACGCCTGGCTGCGCGAGCACTCCCCGGTGCACCGCACCAAACTCCCCAGCGGGGTCGACGCCTGGCTGGTCACCCGGTACGCCGACGCCCGCCAGGCCCTCGCCGACCAGCGCCTGAGCAAGAATCCGGCGCACCACGCGGAGCCCGCGCACGCCAAGGGCAAGACCGGGATCCCGGGTGAGCGCAAGGCGGAGCTGATGACGCACCTGCTCAACATCGACCCGCCGGACCACACGCGGCTGCGCCGGCTGGTGTCGAAGGCCTTCACCCCGCGCCGCGTCGCCGAGTTCACCCCGCGGGTGCAGGAGCTCACCGACCACCTGATCGACGCCTTCGCCGCGAAGGGGGAGGCGGACCTCATCCACGAGTTCGCCTTCCCGCTCCCCATCTACGCCATCTGCGAGATGCTCGGCGTACCGCGCGAGGACCAGGACGACTTCCGCGACTGGGCCGGGATGATGATCCGCCACGGTGGCGGTCCGCGCGGCGGGGTCGCCCGGTCGGTGAAGCAGATGCGGACCTATCTCGGCGAACTCATCCACCGCAAAAGGGATGATCTGGGCAATGACCTCATCTCCGACCTGATCCGGGCGAGCGACCACGGCGACCACCTCACGGAGGCCGAGGCCACCGCCATGGCCTTCATCCTGCTCTTCGCCGGCTTCGAGACGACCGTGAACCTCATCGGAAACGGGGTCCACTCCCTCTTCGTGAACCCCGGCCAGCGCGAGCGCCTCCAGCGCTCCCTCGCCGCCGGCGAGACCGGGCTGCTGGCCACCGGGGTCGAGGAACTCCTGCGCTACGACGGCCCCGTGGAGCTGGCGACGTGGCGGTTCGCCACCGAGCCGCTGACCCTCGGCGGGCAGCGGATCGAGGCCGGGGACCCGGTCCTGGTCGTCCTCGCGGCCGCCGACCGCGACCCCGAGCGCTTCGCGGAACCGGATACGCTCGACCTCTCCCGGACCGACAACCAGCACCTCGGGTACGGGCACGGCATCCACTACTGCCTGGGCGCTCCGCTCGCGCGACTCGAAGGACAGACGGCACTCGCGACCCTGCTGACGCGTCTGCCCGATCTGGAACTCGCTGTTCCGCCCCAAGACCTGCGCTGGCGCGGGGGGTTGATCATGCGAGGGCTACGTACTCTTCCCGTTCGGTTCACGGATCAAAACACTTGCACGGCTTCTGATGAAAAGTCAGATCCCGCTTGA
- a CDS encoding FtsB family cell division protein yields the protein MAGNRDRFSTFSTATRLKQLGERTAAHVYRSQSRRQVRRSRLTGRAALLVLVLCTLVVALAYPMRQYVSQRTEIAEQQRAAATARVRLERLRDEKARWQDDAYAEQQARRHLHFLRPGEIGYIMSDPGAQPPEPHRTGQAGSDRPWYSNVWDGVDKADRPGD from the coding sequence ATGGCCGGGAACCGGGATCGGTTCTCCACCTTCTCCACCGCGACCAGGCTCAAGCAGCTCGGTGAGCGGACCGCCGCCCACGTCTACCGCTCGCAGTCGCGCCGGCAGGTCCGCCGCAGCCGGCTCACCGGCCGGGCCGCGCTCCTGGTGCTCGTCCTCTGTACCCTGGTCGTCGCCCTCGCGTATCCGATGCGCCAGTACGTCTCCCAGCGCACGGAGATCGCGGAGCAGCAGCGGGCGGCCGCCACCGCGCGGGTCCGCCTGGAGCGGCTGCGCGACGAGAAGGCCCGCTGGCAGGACGACGCCTACGCGGAGCAGCAGGCGCGCAGGCACCTGCACTTCCTGCGCCCAGGGGAGATCGGCTACATCATGAGCGACCCCGGGGCCCAGCCCCCGGAACCGCACCGGACGGGCCAGGCCGGCTCCGACCGGCCGTGGTACTCGAACGTCTGGGACGGCGTCGACAAGGCCGACCGGCCCGGCGACTGA